A part of Miscanthus floridulus cultivar M001 chromosome 6, ASM1932011v1, whole genome shotgun sequence genomic DNA contains:
- the LOC136457232 gene encoding AP2-like ethylene-responsive transcription factor At1g79700 produces the protein MTKPHSSSSWAASSLYCVSSSSSSSSCYVPPSWSPKCSSKKQRSSRRRAKNGAAVAPRRTSSIYKGVTRHRGTGKYEAHLWDKNAWSRTKTKKGRQVYLGAFDNEEAAARTYDLAALKYWGSDSTLNFPLESYRHEHDKMQRMTREAYLATLRRKSSCFSRGASGYRGVAKHHHNGRWEARIGYACGKKYLYLGTFGTQEEAARAYDLAALELRGHAAVTNFDISSYTDKDDRQRAQPPVRKAQPKPALKPKDELVDEAAPLPKARHPFPTPLLTPKPEPEYELGEPLALPPGPVLRDADDVDHAIAEILPALCMDPADFEARYPARALGCPPDDQLRGLALPDSVRFEDDIETLFDAPGGGPGEVHVQLPAAAGAVVPDVSGVDADAAATISSLASARWWR, from the exons ATGACGAAGCCGCATTCCTCTTCCTCTTGGGCCGCCTCCTCGCTCTACTGtgtctcctcctcgtcctcctcgagCTCCTGCTACGTGCCGCCGTCGTGGTCACCGAAGTGCAGCAGCAAGAAGCAGAGGAGCAGCCGTAGGAGGGCCAAGAACGGCGCCGCCGTCGCCCCGAGGAGGACCAGCTCCATCTACAAGGGCGTGACCAG GCACAGGGGAACGGGCAAGTACGAGGCGCACCTGTGGGACAAGAACGCTTGGAGCCGGACCAAGACCAAGAAGGGCAGGCAAG TTTATCTGG GAGCATTTGACAATGAGGAGGCAGCAGCCCGTACTTATGATCTGGCAGCACTCAAGTACTGGGGCTCAGACAGCACACTCAACTTCCCA CTGGAATCGTACAGGCATGAGCATGACAAGATGCAGCGCATGACAAGGGAGGCGTATCTGGCCACTCTGCGGCGCAAGAGTAGCTGTTTCTCGAGAGGCGCCTCCGGGTACAGGGGAGTGGCCAA GCACCACCATAATGGCAGGTGGGAGGCCAGGATCGGCTACGCTTGCGGCAAGAAATACCTCTACCTGGGGACGTTCG GGACGCAGGAGGAGGCAGCCCGGGCCTACGACCTTGCAGCTCTGGAATTGCGGGGGCACGCCGCGGTCACCAACTTCGACATCAGCAGCTACACGGACAAGGACGACCGGCAGCGGGCTCAACCGCCGGTCCGCAAGGCCCAGCCGAAGCCGGCTCTGAAGCCCAAGGACGAGCTGGTGGACGAGGCAGCGCCGCTGCCCAAGGCTCGTCATCCTTTTCCGACGCCGCTCCTGACGCCCAAGCCCGAGCCGGAGTACGAGCTGGGCGAGCCCCTGGCGCTGCCACCCGGCCCCGTGCTCCGCGACGCCGACGACGTGGACCACGCCATCGCCGAGATCCTGCCGGCGCTCTGCATGGACCCCGCCGACTTCGAGGCCCGGTACCCCGCCCGCGCGCTCGGCTGCCCGCCCGACGACCAGCTGCGCGGCCTGGCGCTGCCGGACAGCGTGCGCTTCGAGGACGACATCGAGACTCTGTTCGACGCGCCCGGCGGCGGCCCGGGCGAGGTCCATGTGCAGCTCCCCGCCGCCGCGGGCGCCGTCGTGCCTGACGTTTCCGGAGTCGACGCCGACGCGGCCGCCACCATCAGCTCGCTGGCGTCCGCGCGCTGGTGGCGATGA
- the LOC136457230 gene encoding ADP-ribosylation factor 1 — MGLSFGKLFSRLFAKKEMRILMVGLDAAGKTTILYKLKLGEIVTTIPTIGFNVETVEYKNISFTVWDVGGQDKIRPLWRHYFQNTQGLIFVVDSNDRERVVEARDELHRMLNEDELRDAVLLVFANKQDLPNAMNAAEITDKLGLHSLRQRHWYIQSTCATSGEGLYEGLDWLSNNIANKS; from the exons ATGGGGCTCTCCTTTGGTAAGCTGTTCAGCCGCCTCTTCGCCAAGAAGGAGATGAGGATTCTCATGGTCGGGCTCGATGCCGCCGGTAAGACCACCATCCTCTACAAGCTCAAGCTCGGCGAGATCGTCACCACCATCCCCACCATCG GATTCAATGTTGAAACTGTTGAGTACAAGAACATTAGCTTCACCGTTTGGGATGTTGGTGGCCAGGACAAG ATCAGGCCCCTGTGGAGGCACTACTTTCAGAACACACAGGGACTTATTTTTGTTGTAGACAGCAATGACAGGGAACGTGTTGTTGAGGCTAGAGATGAGCTCCACAGGATGCTGAATGAG GATGAGCTGCGTGATGCCGTGCTGCTTGTATTTGCAAACAAACAAGATCTTCCTAATGCTATGAATGCTGCTGAAATTACTGACAAGCTTGGTCTGCATTCCCTGCGCCAGCGGCACTG GTACATCCAGAGCACTTGTGCTACATCTGGTGAAGGGTTGTATGAGGGGCTTGACTGGCTTTCCAACAACATCGCCAACAAG TCTTAA